One part of the Caproiciproducens sp. CPB-2 genome encodes these proteins:
- a CDS encoding GLUG motif-containing protein, which translates to MLFRLRQPGGKQRRVGLFGCVAGENGSVTDLVAENVKVSGNMLVGGVIGYGVSKKPVENITLQGTNSVAGNFLVGGIVGGGFCDIKNCKANADVTLNGDNAQGIGVLAGGMEESSIVSCSATGSVTREMMPRRRRRSADVR; encoded by the coding sequence TTGCTTTTCCGGCTGCGGCAGCCCGGAGGGAAGCAGCGCCGCGTCGGCTTGTTCGGATGCGTGGCCGGTGAAAACGGGTCCGTGACCGATCTGGTGGCCGAAAACGTCAAAGTCTCCGGCAATATGCTGGTCGGCGGCGTCATCGGCTACGGAGTTTCCAAGAAACCGGTGGAAAACATTACGCTTCAGGGCACAAACAGCGTGGCCGGCAACTTTCTGGTCGGCGGGATCGTGGGGGGCGGCTTCTGCGATATCAAAAACTGTAAGGCAAACGCCGATGTCACGCTGAACGGGGACAACGCGCAGGGAATCGGCGTGCTTGCCGGCGGGATGGAGGAGAGCTCCATCGTCTCCTGCTCCGCGACAGGTTCGGTCACGCGGGAAATGATGCCAAGACGCCGACGGCGATCAGCGGATGTACGGTAA
- a CDS encoding TetR/AcrR family transcriptional regulator gives MKRMNQKLADDLLEAGKKEFLSKGFQGASLRDISASLGVTTGAIYRYYLDKEALFEALVEEPARQLVARYREIQQSFSELPLERQLAGLPEVSDDGQMWMIRHIYSHFDAFKLIGSCAAGTKYEHYIDTLIEIEVNASRTLIDRMTAAGLPVYPLDDGLIHILASALFSGMFETVRHDMPFEKAVVYMNSLREFYSAGWFKILGLPKS, from the coding sequence ATGAAACGGATGAATCAAAAGCTCGCGGACGATCTGCTTGAGGCCGGGAAGAAGGAATTTCTTTCCAAAGGCTTTCAGGGCGCTTCGCTGCGCGATATTTCCGCTTCCCTGGGCGTTACCACCGGGGCGATCTACCGCTACTATTTGGACAAGGAAGCCCTGTTTGAAGCCCTGGTGGAGGAACCGGCCCGTCAGCTGGTGGCCCGCTACCGCGAGATTCAGCAGTCCTTTTCAGAGCTGCCGCTCGAACGTCAGCTTGCCGGTCTGCCGGAGGTTTCGGACGACGGGCAGATGTGGATGATCCGGCATATCTACAGCCATTTCGACGCGTTCAAGCTGATCGGTTCCTGTGCCGCGGGGACAAAATACGAGCATTATATCGACACGCTGATCGAAATCGAAGTCAACGCGAGCCGTACCCTGATCGACCGGATGACAGCGGCGGGGCTTCCGGTCTATCCCCTTGACGACGGGCTGATCCACATTCTTGCCAGCGCCCTGTTTTCGGGGATGTTTGAAACGGTGCGCCACGACATGCCTTTTGAAAAGGCCGTCGTCTACATGAACAGTCTGCGGGAATTCTATTCCGCCGGCTGGTTCAAAATTCTGGGGCTGCCGAAATCGTAA
- a CDS encoding ABC transporter ATP-binding protein — protein sequence MKEEKEKKGPGAAARLWGWAAPYRGSFVGSVVLAVLGVAGGMVPYFCAAAVIRLLLSGRADWNSCLTWCGVALAGYLGKVVFGSLSTLISHTATYHTLRDLRKALTAKLARVPMGTVLDTPSGQYKTTIVDRVEGMEPTLAHLIPELTSNALVPAAIFVYLLVLDWRMALISLITLVIGLFLVSQSGKTYAKRWAGAVETGRRMNNAIVEYVGGIQVVKAFSQSAGSYRKYADAVRANGQYYVDWFGDNLKYMCAWGAVIPAVLTSVLPAGFAFWAGGSLSAESFLTIIVLSLGLTGPIMAAMTFIDDLAVVSSNVAEISAILESPELERPQTPVRLKNPEIALRDVSFSYGKDNEEVLHEVNLKIRPGTVTALVGPSGSGKSTIAKLIAGFWDVTGGGISANGVDLRKIPLRQWTEQIAYVSQDNYLFDRSVRENIRTGHKGATDAEVEAVAAAAGCGEFIRRLENGFDTVVGSGGSRLSGGERQRVAIARAMLKDAPVVILDEATSSIDPENEAAIQKAISALTKGKTLIVIAHRLSTITDADNIVVVQKGRIAAQGTQEELLRDCPLYAGMWAAHIGARDQG from the coding sequence ATGAAAGAAGAAAAAGAGAAAAAAGGACCCGGTGCCGCCGCCAGACTGTGGGGCTGGGCCGCGCCCTATCGCGGAAGCTTCGTCGGCTCCGTGGTTCTGGCGGTTCTGGGGGTAGCCGGCGGGATGGTCCCCTATTTTTGCGCGGCTGCCGTGATCCGGCTGCTGCTGTCGGGGCGCGCGGATTGGAATTCCTGCCTGACGTGGTGCGGGGTCGCCCTCGCCGGGTATCTCGGCAAGGTGGTTTTCGGCAGCCTGTCCACCCTGATTTCCCATACCGCGACCTATCACACCCTGCGCGACCTGCGCAAGGCGCTGACCGCGAAGCTGGCAAGGGTTCCGATGGGAACGGTGCTGGACACCCCCTCCGGCCAGTACAAAACCACCATTGTGGACCGTGTGGAAGGGATGGAGCCCACCCTTGCCCATCTGATTCCGGAGCTGACCTCCAACGCGCTGGTGCCCGCCGCCATCTTTGTTTACCTGCTGGTCCTTGACTGGCGCATGGCGCTGATTTCCCTGATCACGCTGGTGATCGGCCTTTTCCTTGTGTCGCAGAGCGGAAAAACCTATGCCAAGCGCTGGGCCGGGGCGGTGGAAACCGGGCGGCGGATGAACAACGCCATTGTGGAATATGTCGGCGGGATTCAGGTGGTCAAGGCGTTCAGCCAGTCCGCCGGTTCCTACCGGAAATATGCCGACGCAGTCAGGGCGAACGGGCAGTATTATGTCGACTGGTTCGGCGACAACCTGAAGTACATGTGCGCGTGGGGAGCCGTGATTCCGGCCGTGCTAACGTCCGTGCTGCCGGCGGGCTTTGCCTTCTGGGCGGGCGGCAGCCTTTCCGCCGAAAGCTTTCTGACCATCATCGTGCTGTCTTTGGGCCTGACCGGGCCGATCATGGCTGCGATGACCTTTATAGACGATTTAGCGGTCGTCTCCTCCAATGTGGCGGAAATCTCCGCGATCCTGGAGTCCCCCGAGCTGGAGCGGCCGCAGACGCCGGTCAGGCTGAAAAATCCTGAGATTGCCCTGCGGGACGTTTCGTTCTCCTACGGCAAGGACAACGAAGAGGTGCTTCACGAAGTCAATCTCAAAATCCGTCCCGGCACGGTGACGGCGCTGGTCGGGCCCTCCGGTTCGGGAAAGTCCACCATTGCCAAGCTGATCGCGGGCTTCTGGGACGTGACGGGCGGCGGGATCAGCGCCAACGGGGTGGATTTGCGAAAAATTCCCCTGCGGCAGTGGACGGAGCAGATCGCCTATGTTTCACAGGATAACTATCTTTTCGACCGGTCGGTGCGCGAGAATATCCGCACGGGGCACAAAGGCGCGACGGACGCGGAGGTGGAAGCCGTGGCAGCGGCGGCCGGCTGCGGGGAATTTATCCGCCGGCTGGAAAACGGCTTTGACACGGTCGTCGGCAGCGGCGGCAGCCGCCTTTCGGGCGGGGAACGCCAGCGCGTCGCGATTGCCCGCGCAATGCTCAAGGACGCTCCGGTCGTGATTCTGGACGAAGCCACTTCCTCGATCGACCCCGAGAACGAAGCCGCTATCCAGAAGGCGATTTCCGCCCTGACAAAGGGAAAAACGCTGATCGTCATTGCGCACCGGCTGTCTACCATCACCGACGCCGACAACATCGTCGTGGTTCAGAAGGGACGGATCGCGGCGCAGGGCACACAGGAAGAGCTGCTCCGGGACTGTCCCCTATACGCCGGAATGTGGGCGGCGCATATAGGCGCCCGGGATCAGGGCTGA
- a CDS encoding ABC transporter ATP-binding protein has translation MFHVFQKIAAFSGERRGQMWRSIAVSFVGSAFSALQFYALLLVLQALTTGNRDAKTAWTALIVMLVSIAGKAAASFFSNMQQTQIGYFMVSDKRIHIGDRLRYIPMGYFNQNSLGNITGVVTTTLGDVENSAARCMVSVLGGLLTSAALGLGVCVIDWRIGLIVLAGMAVYLLATEAAQRGVSKSFPKRQRAQESLVSAVMEYLQGMSVVKAFGLENDGDQEIRKSIDESCARNLAVTRNVIPWDILKGAVIRVASVAILTATLAFYLNGELPLVNCLLLLIASFMVYGELESAGNMASVLQMMDASMEKANSVDDTPTMDTEGRELAPKASGIVFRDVGFSYGDRKVLDGVSLTIPEKTTTAVVGPSGGGKTTLCSLIARFWDVDSGSITVGGHDVREYKLDSLMKNIAMVFQDVYLFNDTIENNIKFGKPDATHEQVAAAAKAACCDEFISALPQGYGSMVGEGGCSLSGGEKQRISIARAMLKNAPIVILDEATANVDPENEAELQKAIDALTHNKTIIMIAHRLKTVEKAEQILVLDGGKIVQRGTHQELAGQPGIYSEFLNARREAIGWKLA, from the coding sequence ATGTTTCATGTATTTCAAAAAATAGCCGCTTTTTCCGGCGAACGCCGGGGGCAGATGTGGAGATCCATCGCGGTTTCCTTTGTCGGCTCGGCATTCTCCGCGCTGCAGTTTTATGCGCTGCTTTTGGTGCTGCAGGCGCTGACAACGGGAAATCGCGACGCCAAAACCGCTTGGACCGCGCTGATCGTCATGCTGGTCTCGATCGCCGGAAAAGCCGCCGCTTCCTTCTTCTCCAATATGCAGCAGACGCAGATCGGGTATTTTATGGTATCGGATAAACGCATCCATATCGGGGACCGCCTGCGCTATATCCCCATGGGGTATTTCAATCAAAACAGCCTTGGCAATATTACCGGGGTGGTCACCACAACGCTGGGGGATGTGGAAAACTCCGCCGCCCGGTGCATGGTGAGCGTTCTGGGCGGGCTTCTCACTTCCGCCGCGCTGGGCCTCGGCGTATGCGTGATCGACTGGCGCATCGGGCTGATTGTTTTAGCGGGTATGGCCGTCTATCTGCTGGCGACCGAGGCGGCGCAGCGCGGCGTTTCAAAAAGCTTTCCGAAACGCCAGAGGGCGCAGGAAAGCCTGGTTTCCGCCGTGATGGAATACCTGCAGGGCATGAGCGTGGTCAAAGCCTTTGGGCTGGAAAACGATGGCGATCAGGAAATCCGAAAATCCATTGATGAAAGCTGCGCCCGGAATCTGGCGGTTACCCGGAACGTCATTCCATGGGATATCCTGAAAGGGGCTGTGATCCGCGTCGCGAGCGTCGCCATCCTGACCGCTACGCTGGCTTTCTATCTGAACGGGGAGCTGCCGCTGGTAAACTGCCTGCTGCTGCTCATCGCCTCCTTTATGGTTTACGGCGAGCTGGAATCCGCCGGGAATATGGCTTCCGTGCTGCAGATGATGGACGCCTCCATGGAAAAGGCCAATTCCGTCGACGATACGCCGACGATGGATACCGAGGGCAGGGAGCTGGCCCCCAAAGCCTCCGGCATTGTATTCCGGGACGTTGGCTTTTCCTATGGGGACCGGAAGGTTCTGGACGGCGTCAGCCTGACCATTCCGGAAAAAACCACGACGGCGGTCGTCGGCCCGTCCGGCGGCGGAAAAACCACGCTGTGCAGCCTGATCGCCCGTTTCTGGGATGTGGACAGCGGCTCCATCACCGTCGGCGGACACGATGTGCGGGAATATAAGCTGGACAGCCTGATGAAAAATATCGCCATGGTTTTTCAGGACGTCTACCTTTTTAACGATACGATTGAAAATAATATCAAATTCGGAAAGCCGGACGCGACGCATGAACAGGTGGCCGCCGCGGCGAAAGCGGCCTGCTGCGACGAGTTCATTTCCGCTCTCCCGCAGGGCTACGGTTCCATGGTCGGCGAGGGCGGCTGCTCCCTTTCGGGCGGGGAGAAGCAGCGGATTTCCATCGCCAGGGCCATGCTGAAGAACGCGCCGATCGTCATTCTGGACGAGGCGACCGCGAATGTGGACCCGGAAAACGAGGCCGAGCTGCAGAAAGCGATCGACGCGCTGACGCACAACAAAACGATTATCATGATTGCGCACCGCCTGAAAACGGTGGAAAAGGCCGAACAGATTCTGGTTCTGGACGGCGGGAAAATCGTGCAGAGGGGTACCCATCAGGAACTGGCGGGGCAGCCCGGCATCTATTCCGAATTCCTCAATGCCCGCAGAGAGGCGATCGGCTGGAAGCTGGCCTGA
- a CDS encoding peptide deformylase — protein sequence MIKPICKDPVFLSRKSVPATKADLPVVNDLLDTLRANAAECVGMAANMIGVNKRILAFSLGPVNIPMINPVIAKRAGPYETEEGCLSLTGVRKTTRYRSIEVEFLDRSFRPQKQTFTGWTAQIIQHEIDHCEGILI from the coding sequence ATGATAAAACCAATTTGTAAAGATCCTGTTTTTCTGAGCCGGAAGTCGGTTCCGGCGACGAAAGCCGACCTGCCGGTCGTCAACGATCTGCTGGACACCCTGAGGGCCAACGCGGCGGAGTGCGTCGGCATGGCGGCAAATATGATCGGCGTCAACAAACGCATCCTCGCGTTCAGCCTTGGCCCCGTGAACATTCCGATGATCAATCCGGTCATTGCAAAGCGCGCCGGACCGTATGAAACGGAAGAGGGCTGCCTGTCGCTGACCGGCGTGCGGAAAACCACCCGGTACCGGTCCATTGAAGTGGAGTTCCTTGACCGGAGCTTCCGGCCCCAAAAGCAGACCTTCACCGGATGGACGGCACAGATCATTCAGCATGAAATCGACCACTGCGAAGGAATCCTGATCTAA
- the yaaA gene encoding peroxide stress protein YaaA, translating to MRIIISPAKKMNVDTDSLPCESLPQFLPEAEALLSALRGMDRAELRRLWRCNDSIAALNYSHVRTMDLYENLTPAILSYEGIQYQYMAPGVFEDKQFAYIDEHLRILSGFYGLLRPFDGVTPYRLEMQAKLSVDGKKDLYAFWGEKPARRLCSETGFILNLASREYSKAVSSHLPKSVRFLTCTFGEFIDGKVVEKGTLCKMARGEMVRWLAENAVTDPGGVKDFDRLGYTYHNNLSTDDHFVFIKKKTQRSSI from the coding sequence ATGCGAATCATCATCTCTCCCGCAAAGAAAATGAATGTGGACACCGACAGCCTGCCCTGTGAAAGCCTGCCGCAGTTTTTACCGGAGGCGGAAGCACTGCTTTCCGCCCTGCGGGGCATGGACCGCGCCGAGTTAAGGCGTCTGTGGCGCTGCAACGATTCGATCGCCGCGCTCAACTACAGTCATGTGCGGACGATGGACCTGTATGAAAACCTGACTCCCGCTATTCTGTCTTACGAGGGCATCCAGTACCAGTACATGGCCCCCGGCGTGTTTGAGGACAAACAGTTTGCATACATCGATGAGCATCTGCGCATCCTGTCGGGATTCTATGGTCTCCTGCGCCCTTTCGACGGGGTAACGCCCTACCGTCTGGAAATGCAGGCGAAGCTGTCGGTAGACGGAAAGAAAGACCTCTATGCCTTCTGGGGAGAAAAACCGGCGCGCCGGCTTTGTTCGGAGACCGGCTTTATCCTGAATCTGGCCTCCCGGGAATACAGCAAGGCGGTTTCGAGCCATCTGCCGAAATCGGTCCGCTTTCTCACCTGTACCTTTGGGGAATTCATTGATGGCAAGGTCGTCGAAAAGGGTACCCTGTGCAAGATGGCCCGCGGGGAGATGGTCCGCTGGCTTGCGGAAAATGCGGTAACGGACCCCGGCGGGGTCAAGGATTTTGACCGTCTGGGATATACTTATCATAACAATCTTTCCACGGACGATCATTTCGTATTTATCAAAAAGAAAACCCAACGGAGTTCAATATGA
- a CDS encoding GGDEF domain-containing protein yields MTEKITLDKLQANLDFFHKMYDAVRLVDPVRKRVMEYRNNGTAETCEACYAYWSSGRICENCVSIRAHREQKSFMKLEHSPDAIMLVTALPIDSEERPVVLEILKNATDTMMIGTGEYNKGQVLFNAVRDINDMVIRDELTSLYNRRFLDDRLPTDIVGAMVGQKPLSVIFIDIDNMKTVNDTFGHAAGDQVLKFAAGTIRKCIRNETDWAARYGGDEFVICLNNTGSEEAHRVSQRIYQDFDKAAFPIQGSDIGITVSQGVVTMPDSGLTAEEIIKLADKKMYEAKKRHKRTER; encoded by the coding sequence ATGACCGAAAAAATTACGCTGGACAAATTGCAGGCGAACTTAGACTTTTTTCACAAAATGTATGATGCGGTCCGTCTTGTGGACCCCGTGCGGAAAAGGGTTATGGAATACCGCAATAACGGTACGGCCGAAACGTGCGAGGCGTGTTACGCCTATTGGAGCAGCGGGCGCATCTGCGAAAACTGCGTGTCGATCCGGGCACACCGGGAGCAGAAGAGCTTTATGAAGCTGGAGCACAGCCCCGATGCGATTATGCTGGTCACGGCCCTGCCGATCGACTCCGAGGAGCGCCCCGTGGTATTGGAGATTCTGAAAAACGCGACGGATACCATGATGATCGGCACGGGCGAATACAATAAGGGTCAGGTGCTGTTTAACGCGGTCAGGGATATCAACGATATGGTCATCCGGGACGAGCTGACGTCTTTGTATAACCGCCGGTTTCTGGATGACCGTCTGCCCACCGATATTGTCGGTGCGATGGTGGGCCAGAAGCCGCTGTCGGTTATTTTCATCGATATTGACAATATGAAGACGGTCAACGACACCTTCGGTCATGCGGCCGGGGACCAGGTTCTGAAATTCGCGGCGGGGACGATCCGGAAATGCATCAGAAACGAGACGGACTGGGCGGCCCGCTACGGCGGCGACGAGTTCGTGATCTGCCTGAACAATACCGGCAGCGAAGAGGCGCACCGCGTTTCACAGCGGATTTATCAGGATTTTGATAAAGCGGCGTTCCCCATACAGGGCAGCGATATTGGCATTACGGTATCTCAGGGAGTAGTAACAATGCCGGACTCCGGCTTAACGGCGGAGGAGATCATCAAGCTGGCCGATAAAAAAATGTATGAGGCGAAAAAACGCCATAAAAGAACGGAAAGATAA
- a CDS encoding MerR family transcriptional regulator — MLKIGDFSKLSRISIRMLRHYDEIGLLVPKSTDPFTGYRYYGEDQLPVAGQIAALKDMGFGLSAVGEILKIYDDPQKLAEFLTVKRAEVKAEAEETGRRLLLLETAIKRLRKDGTAMSYNVILKTLPERYVASVRQIIPAYDQEGMLWHILMKETAPLNIQDGDPCYTLAIFHDGEYKESNVDVEVQKSVRGSYPDTGHVVFKTEPPVLIASATYQGSYEKVDEVNEAVANWVQDNGYDFNGLSFNIYHVSPHETQNPEEWVTEVCYPVRKK; from the coding sequence ATGCTGAAAATAGGTGATTTTTCAAAACTGTCAAGGATCAGTATCCGGATGCTGCGGCATTACGACGAAATCGGTCTGCTGGTGCCCAAAAGCACCGATCCTTTTACAGGCTACCGCTATTACGGTGAGGATCAGCTTCCGGTGGCAGGCCAGATTGCCGCCCTCAAGGATATGGGCTTCGGCCTGTCCGCTGTCGGGGAAATCCTGAAAATCTACGATGATCCGCAAAAGCTGGCAGAGTTTCTGACGGTAAAGCGGGCCGAGGTGAAAGCGGAAGCCGAGGAAACCGGCCGCCGTTTACTGCTCCTTGAAACAGCCATCAAAAGGCTGAGAAAGGATGGAACCGCGATGAGTTACAATGTAATCTTAAAAACGCTGCCCGAACGCTACGTTGCCAGCGTTCGGCAGATCATTCCCGCTTACGATCAGGAGGGCATGCTCTGGCACATTCTGATGAAGGAAACCGCACCCCTGAACATTCAGGACGGCGATCCCTGCTATACGCTGGCGATTTTCCACGACGGCGAGTACAAGGAATCCAATGTGGATGTGGAGGTACAGAAATCCGTGCGGGGCAGCTACCCGGACACCGGGCATGTCGTGTTCAAAACCGAGCCCCCTGTTTTAATTGCTTCCGCCACCTACCAGGGCAGCTATGAAAAGGTGGATGAGGTCAACGAGGCCGTGGCAAACTGGGTTCAGGATAACGGCTATGACTTTAACGGCCTTTCCTTCAATATCTATCATGTCAGTCCCCATGAAACGCAAAATCCCGAAGAGTGGGTAACCGAGGTCTGTTATCCCGTAAGAAAGAAATAA
- a CDS encoding class I SAM-dependent methyltransferase, producing the protein MKKQTKIDYANWIPAKLPTTLGVTGLLLALLFAASFLPAASVPVIILRIFFAAAALLTLAFFGYMARARRLLSYEGGGVQGKILDNVLRYLDWDGHGTLLDIGCGSGALTIKAAKKHPDARCVGMDYWGAMWDYAKNQCETNAELEGVAKRTSFQKGDAAHLDFPDGHFDAAVSNFVFHEVRTQPDKLALIREALRVLKPGAPFAFEDVFFSQKNYPDLNLLLETLSKEVTEIRFVDTRKNSFVPKLLKTPLVAGEMGLICGRK; encoded by the coding sequence ATGAAAAAGCAGACAAAAATCGACTATGCAAATTGGATACCGGCAAAGCTGCCGACCACCTTAGGCGTGACCGGCCTCCTGCTGGCCCTGCTGTTTGCCGCCAGTTTTCTGCCGGCAGCAAGCGTTCCCGTTATCATCCTTCGGATTTTTTTCGCTGCCGCCGCGCTTCTGACGCTGGCCTTTTTCGGATACATGGCCCGCGCCCGCCGTCTGCTCTCTTATGAGGGCGGCGGCGTGCAGGGCAAAATTCTGGACAATGTACTGCGCTATCTCGATTGGGATGGGCACGGTACGCTTCTGGACATCGGCTGCGGCAGCGGCGCGCTGACCATCAAGGCCGCAAAAAAACATCCGGATGCACGCTGCGTCGGCATGGACTACTGGGGCGCAATGTGGGACTACGCGAAGAATCAGTGCGAAACCAACGCGGAGCTGGAAGGGGTTGCAAAACGCACGTCCTTTCAAAAGGGCGATGCAGCGCATCTGGATTTTCCCGACGGGCACTTCGATGCCGCGGTAAGTAATTTTGTCTTTCACGAGGTACGCACCCAGCCGGATAAGCTGGCGCTGATCCGGGAGGCCCTGCGGGTGCTGAAGCCCGGCGCGCCCTTCGCGTTTGAGGATGTCTTTTTCTCTCAGAAGAATTATCCGGATTTGAATCTGCTGTTAGAAACGCTGTCCAAGGAGGTAACGGAAATCCGCTTCGTGGACACCCGGAAGAACAGCTTTGTTCCGAAGTTGTTGAAGACACCTTTGGTCGCCGGGGAAATGGGATTGATCTGTGGGAGGAAATGA
- a CDS encoding class I SAM-dependent methyltransferase, whose translation MIKRFFQNTRKPEGFLGRMMLRGMNGGHTPLSTWGLSLIYPAPDARVLDIGCGGGANIARLMNLCPLGSVDGIDYSAESVAFSRKKNAADLGKRCEIRQGDVGALPYADASFDLVTAFETVYFWHDLEKAFAEVLRVLKPGGQFLLVCEMDDPANTTWTGLIDGMTVYAGEDLKGQLEQTGFAPVRLLRNKKGWIGLLAEKAEKGLL comes from the coding sequence ATGATAAAACGCTTTTTCCAAAACACGCGAAAGCCGGAAGGCTTTCTGGGGCGCATGATGCTCCGCGGCATGAACGGAGGGCATACGCCGCTGTCCACCTGGGGGCTTTCCCTGATTTATCCCGCGCCAGATGCCCGCGTGCTGGACATCGGCTGCGGCGGGGGCGCAAACATCGCAAGGCTGATGAATCTCTGCCCCCTGGGGTCTGTGGACGGTATCGACTATTCTGCGGAAAGCGTCGCCTTCAGCCGGAAGAAAAACGCCGCGGACCTTGGCAAACGGTGTGAGATCCGGCAGGGGGACGTAGGGGCACTGCCCTATGCCGACGCATCGTTCGATCTGGTGACCGCTTTTGAAACGGTCTATTTCTGGCATGATCTCGAAAAAGCTTTTGCCGAGGTCCTGCGCGTGCTCAAACCCGGAGGGCAGTTTCTCCTCGTATGCGAAATGGATGATCCGGCAAACACCACCTGGACCGGGCTCATTGACGGGATGACGGTCTATGCCGGCGAGGACCTGAAGGGTCAGCTGGAACAGACGGGTTTTGCACCCGTCCGCCTGTTACGGAACAAAAAGGGCTGGATCGGTCTGCTGGCCGAAAAAGCGGAAAAGGGACTTTTATGA
- a CDS encoding class I SAM-dependent methyltransferase, with protein sequence MAHEEIRQAYQMLGQEATAYDGMITCSTLFGRTICKLVWDMDKADNDRYLQLALAGIREDFAGKLLEVPVGTGVLTMPVYQKLKNSDVTCLDYSTEMMATAQKRAEKFGLRQVRFVQGDVGGLPFENGSFDVVLSLNGFHAFPDKGAAYRETFRVLKPGGIFCGCFYIRGETRRTDWFIRHFYEPKGFFTPPFETAASLKKRLENFYANVTLDTVKSMACFCCRKGESRK encoded by the coding sequence ATGGCACATGAAGAAATCCGGCAGGCTTATCAGATGCTGGGACAGGAGGCTACCGCCTACGACGGTATGATCACCTGCTCCACTCTTTTTGGCAGAACCATCTGTAAACTGGTGTGGGATATGGACAAGGCGGATAATGACCGGTATCTGCAGCTGGCGCTTGCCGGAATCCGGGAGGACTTTGCCGGAAAGCTTCTGGAAGTTCCCGTGGGTACGGGCGTACTTACCATGCCGGTATACCAAAAGCTGAAAAATTCGGACGTGACCTGTCTGGACTACTCGACGGAAATGATGGCCACCGCGCAAAAAAGGGCGGAAAAGTTCGGATTGCGGCAGGTCCGCTTTGTACAGGGCGACGTGGGGGGCCTGCCCTTTGAAAACGGCAGCTTCGACGTCGTATTGTCCCTGAACGGCTTTCACGCCTTTCCGGACAAGGGCGCGGCCTATCGCGAGACCTTCCGGGTGCTGAAACCCGGCGGCATTTTCTGCGGCTGCTTTTATATCCGGGGCGAAACCCGGCGCACCGATTGGTTTATCCGGCATTTTTACGAACCCAAGGGCTTTTTTACCCCACCGTTTGAAACGGCGGCAAGCCTGAAAAAGCGGCTGGAAAATTTCTATGCAAACGTGACCCTGGATACGGTAAAATCCATGGCCTGCTTTTGCTGCCGCAAGGGGGAATCAAGAAAATGA
- a CDS encoding DUF1016 N-terminal domain-containing protein → MKALKKNSALYLEQVASAVAECYKKDEKPCNRALLELYTRIGQCICRQGEKAFIPHLAEMLADQFPSLKGFSLRNLRRMRDFYRTYENNPVLMERAQSLGWTQNAVILECCETDEQRSFYIDLAAERNLSKLALMKAIQEDALAEAMHTENYATNMEPSFAPVSDSRIDEAVDTTASVGTVCEPFVTACEPPRQGNALHRNNDSGYSKILAMLPTGRRMKNMRKQSISCWQDYSFPKRPISSKTSAQEQIIYLKPPPDMVQPKKLPPPFIRKQGRNYQWKVYQTKTAA, encoded by the coding sequence ATGAAAGCATTGAAAAAGAACAGTGCCCTGTATCTGGAACAGGTTGCCTCTGCGGTAGCTGAATGCTATAAAAAAGACGAGAAGCCCTGCAATCGGGCACTGCTGGAGCTTTATACACGGATCGGTCAATGTATCTGCCGTCAGGGAGAAAAAGCATTTATCCCACATTTGGCTGAAATGCTTGCTGACCAATTTCCATCGCTGAAAGGCTTCTCTCTTCGTAATCTCCGCAGGATGCGTGATTTTTACCGCACTTATGAAAACAACCCGGTTCTTATGGAAAGGGCACAGTCCCTTGGCTGGACACAGAACGCCGTGATACTGGAATGCTGTGAAACCGATGAGCAGCGTTCGTTTTATATTGACCTTGCGGCAGAACGGAACCTTTCCAAGCTGGCGCTCATGAAAGCCATTCAGGAGGATGCCCTTGCTGAAGCTATGCATACAGAAAATTACGCCACGAATATGGAACCCAGCTTTGCCCCTGTAAGCGATAGCCGCATCGATGAAGCAGTAGACACTACTGCGTCCGTTGGAACGGTGTGTGAGCCGTTTGTGACAGCGTGTGAGCCTCCCCGCCAAGGGAATGCTCTGCACCGAAACAATGATAGCGGCTATAGCAAAATCCTCGCAATGCTTCCAACCGGCAGAAGAATGAAAAATATGCGAAAACAGTCCATTTCATGCTGGCAGGATTATTCGTTTCCGAAACGTCCCATTTCATCAAAAACATCAGCGCAGGAACAAATCATTTATTTGAAGCCGCCGCCCGATATGGTTCAACCGAAGAAGCTCCCGCCGCCTTTCATCAGAAAGCAGGGCAGGAATTATCAATGGAAAGTATACCAAACCAAAACAGCCGCATAA